One part of the Vibrio palustris genome encodes these proteins:
- a CDS encoding SDR family oxidoreductase: MKIQDAVVLITSAGSLMGRMLSQHYAELGAKLVLCDHQAELLVQTHTLCHSLKAPAIAYTLSATPTNDIDALLAYIEHTYKQAPDILINHWPNSPPPSLLAASEHTDAFLTQWGIMTNNFFVFGQRCAERMRKSNSQGVIINTVSFNRVSDAHAIESTSSMLTGFTQSWAKELMPYNIRVGGVIPHLQEEPHHSNDYAELTRHTEYIVTNDYFSGRVVTT, from the coding sequence ATGAAAATACAAGATGCTGTGGTCCTGATCACCTCAGCAGGTTCGTTGATGGGACGAATGTTAAGTCAGCATTACGCGGAGCTAGGCGCAAAATTAGTGCTTTGTGATCATCAAGCGGAATTACTCGTACAAACCCATACCTTATGTCATTCATTAAAAGCACCGGCTATCGCTTATACGCTATCCGCGACACCAACCAATGACATCGACGCATTATTGGCTTATATAGAACACACGTACAAGCAAGCACCCGATATCTTAATCAATCATTGGCCTAATAGCCCACCGCCGTCGTTGCTTGCCGCTTCAGAGCACACAGATGCATTTTTGACACAATGGGGGATCATGACCAATAATTTTTTTGTCTTTGGCCAGCGTTGTGCAGAGCGCATGCGCAAGTCCAACAGCCAGGGTGTGATCATTAATACGGTGTCGTTTAATCGCGTGAGTGATGCACACGCAATAGAAAGTACCAGTTCAATGCTAACGGGGTTCACCCAGAGCTGGGCAAAGGAGTTGATGCCCTACAATATTCGCGTCGGCGGTGTGATTCCTCACTTACAGGAAGAACCACACCACTCCAACGATTATGCAGAGCTTACTCGTCATACAGAGTATATTGTGACCAATGATTATTTCAGTGGTCGAGTTGTGACGACTTAA
- the ccmI gene encoding c-type cytochrome biogenesis protein CcmI yields MISFWLFSILMVVIAFSCVAYPFLRKKPNDDPEQRAKLNAEFYHHRLHEMTAEEDAGVIDDRDALVDELKSSLAHDVTPDNTHKTITTSKGWPVKRLLLCLFLVLFGATYAIYAYVGSYQQIAHWQSINSNIEQLPEQLKSANGQISQEKMQDLILGLRTKLYHHPDQAQGWNLLGHVAVSGQDSRTAIGALHKAYQLQPHNTGYQLDYAQVLILSSDKIDQAKGRELLQQSIQQGDGDLRTYSLLGYDAYQHQKYATAIKYWHKMQQSIAEDDPRYAKIARNIDNATVRMNNDLSVSVPVTIDFPSSLSAPDGAALIVSVHAVDGNPMPVAAVKYTKQPFPHNVVLTDDNNLMPQRRLSKQQRVFVKVRIDYDGNVSTGSGDWVGQSQPFSVGDAADIALKKHQ; encoded by the coding sequence ATGATTAGCTTTTGGCTCTTCAGTATATTGATGGTAGTGATAGCGTTTAGCTGCGTCGCGTACCCGTTTTTAAGAAAAAAACCGAATGATGACCCAGAGCAGCGCGCCAAATTAAATGCTGAATTCTACCATCATCGTTTACATGAAATGACCGCCGAAGAAGACGCAGGTGTGATAGATGATCGCGATGCCTTAGTCGATGAATTAAAAAGTAGTTTGGCTCATGATGTGACGCCTGATAATACGCATAAAACGATTACAACAAGTAAAGGTTGGCCGGTAAAACGCTTATTACTATGCCTTTTTCTGGTTTTATTTGGCGCCACTTATGCGATTTATGCCTATGTCGGTAGTTATCAACAGATCGCACATTGGCAATCGATTAACAGCAATATCGAGCAATTACCTGAACAATTAAAATCCGCTAATGGACAAATCAGCCAAGAAAAGATGCAAGATTTGATTTTAGGCTTAAGAACGAAGCTATATCATCATCCCGATCAAGCGCAAGGCTGGAATCTACTGGGGCATGTGGCAGTATCTGGTCAGGATAGCCGCACCGCAATTGGTGCTTTGCATAAAGCATATCAATTACAGCCGCACAATACAGGTTACCAATTAGATTACGCACAAGTGTTGATTCTTAGCTCAGATAAAATCGATCAAGCCAAAGGACGAGAGTTATTGCAGCAAAGTATTCAGCAAGGTGACGGCGACCTACGTACTTATTCACTGCTCGGCTATGATGCTTATCAACATCAAAAATATGCAACGGCAATTAAGTACTGGCATAAAATGCAACAATCGATTGCCGAAGATGATCCTCGTTATGCTAAGATTGCGCGCAATATCGACAATGCGACTGTTCGCATGAATAACGATTTATCGGTCAGTGTACCGGTAACCATTGATTTCCCGTCTTCGTTGTCAGCTCCTGATGGTGCTGCATTGATAGTGTCTGTACATGCTGTTGATGGGAACCCAATGCCAGTGGCTGCGGTAAAATATACGAAACAACCGTTTCCACATAATGTGGTGTTAACAGATGATAACAATCTGATGCCACAACGTCGTTTATCTAAGCAGCAACGCGTTTTTGTCAAAGTCCGTATTGATTATGATGGTAATGTTTCAACCGGTTCTGGAGATTGGGTGGGGCAAAGCCAACCATTCTCTGTCGGAGATGCCGCCGATATTGCGTTAAAAAAACATCAATAA
- a CDS encoding VC2046/SO_2500 family protein, which translates to MQVHTLDKAALINELTVGNGMSHAVHQRRRADFSLMLAMFSGDVRDNTPVEHVEAPITTDDLLRQRFQLQAPQALRNDQSSYAMSENQASLFHASGLPSAKLSHYLTPDALTYLPEDTYNLPEEVYHNLSGHDRRHLAQTQPTKNLPADLYQQLNTAMRCDQIRAQA; encoded by the coding sequence ATGCAAGTACACACATTAGATAAAGCGGCTTTAATTAACGAACTGACGGTTGGCAATGGCATGAGCCATGCCGTGCATCAGCGTCGTCGTGCCGATTTTTCACTAATGCTCGCCATGTTCTCAGGTGATGTGCGTGATAATACGCCCGTCGAGCATGTTGAAGCGCCGATCACAACCGATGATTTATTACGTCAACGCTTCCAATTACAAGCCCCGCAAGCTCTGCGTAACGATCAAAGCTCCTATGCAATGTCGGAAAACCAAGCATCGTTGTTTCATGCCAGTGGTTTACCCAGTGCCAAGCTTAGTCATTATTTAACCCCAGATGCGCTTACCTACCTTCCGGAAGATACGTACAACCTACCTGAAGAGGTGTATCACAACTTATCTGGACATGATCGCCGTCATCTTGCACAAACTCAGCCAACGAAAAACTTACCTGCGGATTTATATCAACAACTTAATACTGCTATGCGCTGTGACCAAATTCGCGCTCAAGCGTAA
- a CDS encoding MlaA family lipoprotein — protein sequence MINRFIYTAFLGVLLILTGCSSTPSDEQASTHSDVSDPLEGFNRTMWDFNYNYLDPYILRPTSVAYVDYVPSPVRSGISNFFGNLDEPSSMVNNIIMGNGKQAVNHFNRFWINSTFGILGLFDVASAAGISKESDREFGDAIGYYGVGKGPYIMVPGAGPYALRESTDFVDSSYFPLSYINIWASLGKFIFQGLDSRAELISQEPMLNDSPDPYLFTRDAYMQHLDFKAEVKKDDYNAAEEAKMDDYLDQY from the coding sequence ATGATTAACCGCTTTATTTATACTGCTTTTTTAGGGGTGTTACTGATATTAACGGGGTGTAGCTCCACCCCAAGTGATGAGCAAGCATCCACACACTCTGATGTCAGTGATCCACTGGAAGGCTTCAACCGTACTATGTGGGATTTTAACTATAATTATTTAGACCCATACATTTTACGCCCGACTTCAGTCGCGTACGTGGATTATGTGCCAAGCCCTGTTCGGAGTGGTATATCAAACTTTTTTGGTAACCTTGATGAACCGTCAAGCATGGTTAACAACATCATCATGGGGAATGGTAAACAAGCTGTAAATCACTTTAACCGTTTTTGGATTAACTCCACTTTTGGTATTTTAGGCTTGTTTGATGTGGCATCTGCTGCGGGAATTTCGAAAGAAAGTGATCGCGAGTTTGGCGATGCCATTGGGTATTATGGCGTCGGCAAAGGGCCTTATATTATGGTACCGGGAGCTGGCCCCTATGCATTAAGAGAGTCAACTGATTTTGTTGATTCCTCTTATTTTCCACTCTCTTATATTAATATTTGGGCATCTTTGGGTAAATTTATTTTCCAAGGCTTGGATAGTCGTGCGGAGTTGATTTCACAAGAACCGATGCTAAACGACTCACCCGATCCTTATTTATTTACGCGTGATGCTTATATGCAGCATTTAGACTTTAAAGCTGAAGTGAAAAAAGACGATTACAACGCAGCGGAAGAGGCGAAAATGGACGATTATCTTGATCAATACTGA
- the sodB gene encoding superoxide dismutase [Fe], translating to MAFELPALPFAKDALEPHISKETLEYHYGKHHNTYVVKLNGLIPGTEFENKSLEEIIKTSTGGVFNNAAQVWNHTFYWNCLAPQAGGEPTGDVADAINKAFGSFEEFKTQFTNNAVANFGSGWTWLVKKADGSVAIVNTSNAATPITEEGVTPLLTVDVWEHAYYIDYRNARPSYMEAFWNLVNWDFVAKNLAK from the coding sequence ATGGCATTTGAACTACCTGCACTTCCTTTCGCGAAAGATGCGCTAGAACCACATATCTCAAAAGAAACTCTTGAGTACCACTACGGTAAACACCACAACACTTACGTTGTAAAACTAAACGGTCTTATCCCTGGTACTGAGTTTGAAAACAAATCTCTAGAAGAGATCATCAAAACTTCTACAGGTGGCGTATTCAACAACGCAGCACAAGTATGGAACCACACGTTCTACTGGAACTGTCTTGCACCACAAGCTGGTGGCGAACCTACTGGTGACGTTGCAGACGCGATCAACAAAGCGTTCGGTTCTTTTGAAGAATTCAAAACTCAATTCACAAACAACGCAGTTGCGAACTTCGGTTCTGGCTGGACTTGGCTTGTGAAAAAAGCTGACGGTTCTGTCGCAATTGTTAACACTTCAAACGCAGCAACACCAATCACTGAAGAAGGTGTGACTCCACTGCTAACTGTTGACGTTTGGGAACACGCTTACTACATCGATTACCGTAATGCTCGTCCAAGCTACATGGAAGCATTCTGGAATCTAGTTAACTGGGACTTCGTTGCTAAAAACCTAGCAAAATAA
- a CDS encoding cytochrome c-type biogenesis protein, which produces MTRHTLFALLFLIFCAPVNAAIDVYQFDSPAHEKQFQELSHMLRCPKCQNNSIADSNADLAKDLRHKVYQMTKEGKTKQEIIDYMVARYGEFITYKPPMTIGTMILWFGPLLVVLCGVLFLLVRSRRISKESHSELNNDDHQAYVETLIRNAENNKEQGK; this is translated from the coding sequence ATGACACGGCATACACTGTTCGCATTGTTATTTTTGATATTTTGCGCACCCGTAAATGCGGCTATTGATGTCTATCAGTTTGATTCTCCAGCTCATGAAAAGCAATTTCAAGAATTGAGCCATATGCTGCGTTGTCCTAAATGCCAGAATAACTCGATTGCGGATTCCAATGCAGATCTGGCTAAAGACTTACGACATAAAGTTTACCAAATGACCAAAGAAGGCAAAACCAAACAGGAAATTATTGATTATATGGTGGCACGTTATGGGGAGTTTATTACCTACAAACCACCGATGACGATAGGGACAATGATTTTATGGTTTGGTCCACTGTTGGTTGTGTTATGTGGTGTGCTGTTTTTATTGGTCCGTTCACGCCGAATTTCGAAAGAATCCCATTCAGAGCTTAACAATGATGATCATCAAGCCTACGTAGAAACATTGATTCGCAATGCAGAAAACAATAAGGAGCAGGGTAAATGA